Proteins co-encoded in one Christiangramia fulva genomic window:
- a CDS encoding TIGR00266 family protein codes for MNAHEIDYHIFGEEMQYVELELDPREAVIAEAGNFMMMDNGITMDTIFGDGSKENEGFLGKVLGAGKRLLTGESLFMTIFSNDGQEKKRISFASPYPGKIIPIDLTRFNGKFICQKDAFLCAAKGVSIGIEFSRKLGRGFFGGEGFIMQKVEGDGMAFVHAGGTMAKKELQPGEKLKVDTGCIIGFTQTVNYDIEFVGGIRNTIFGGEGLFFATLTGPGTVYIQSLPFSRLASRIHQAAPQQGGKDKGEGSILGGIGDIISGDNRF; via the coding sequence ATGAATGCACATGAAATAGATTACCATATCTTCGGGGAAGAAATGCAATATGTAGAACTTGAACTGGATCCGCGGGAAGCGGTGATCGCTGAAGCAGGAAACTTTATGATGATGGATAATGGTATTACCATGGATACTATTTTTGGTGATGGTTCGAAAGAAAATGAAGGTTTCCTGGGAAAAGTCCTGGGTGCCGGAAAACGTTTACTTACCGGAGAGAGTCTGTTTATGACTATTTTTTCCAATGACGGTCAGGAGAAGAAAAGGATCAGTTTTGCTTCACCTTATCCAGGAAAGATCATTCCTATTGATTTAACCCGTTTTAACGGAAAATTCATCTGCCAGAAAGACGCCTTTCTATGTGCCGCGAAAGGAGTTTCAATCGGTATAGAATTCAGCAGAAAACTGGGAAGAGGTTTCTTTGGAGGTGAAGGTTTTATCATGCAGAAAGTTGAAGGTGACGGGATGGCCTTTGTTCATGCTGGCGGCACCATGGCTAAAAAAGAGCTTCAGCCAGGTGAAAAATTGAAAGTTGATACAGGCTGTATTATCGGATTTACCCAAACGGTGAATTATGACATTGAATTCGTTGGCGGGATAAGAAATACCATTTTTGGCGGCGAAGGACTTTTCTTCGCTACACTTACGGGGCCGGGAACTGTTTATATCCAATCTCTGCCTTTCAGCAGGCTGGCCAGCAGAATTCACCAGGCCGCTCCTCAACAGGGAGGAAAAGACAAGGGAGAAGGCAGTATTCTCGGGGGAATTGGAGATATTATAAGTGGAGATAACAGGTTCTAG